In a single window of the Hyalangium gracile genome:
- a CDS encoding glycosyltransferase family 4 protein: MDRANLALASYLARQGGPVRLVAHRIAAELLAYPNVRFIQVPKPAGAYLLGEPLLDAAGRYWGLRTLAEGGEVVANGGNCTIPAVNWLHYVHAAYASEGTGSLVRRLKTVVSNRYYRHTERRAVRKARLVIANSERTREDILRATGISSERVHIIYLGSDPERFRPTPPEERRAARATLGWPEARRVAIFVGALGDRRKGFDTLFEAWARLCARGDWDVDLKVAGGGAQLESWRHKVRTRGLGERIQFLGFRKDIQVVMAAADLLVSPTRYESYGLGVHEALCTGLPALVSRATGVAERYPPELRALLLDDPDDAGELVQKLEAWRAQGPALAPHVAELSATLRAWTWDRMAAEMVGLLERERSR, translated from the coding sequence ATGGACCGGGCCAACCTCGCGCTGGCGAGCTACCTCGCGCGGCAGGGCGGCCCCGTGCGGCTGGTGGCCCATCGGATCGCGGCGGAGCTGCTGGCGTACCCGAACGTGCGCTTCATCCAGGTGCCGAAGCCCGCGGGCGCGTACCTGCTCGGAGAGCCGCTGCTGGATGCGGCGGGACGCTACTGGGGCCTGCGGACCCTGGCGGAGGGGGGCGAGGTGGTCGCCAACGGTGGCAACTGCACCATCCCGGCGGTGAACTGGCTCCACTACGTCCATGCGGCCTATGCGTCGGAGGGCACGGGCTCGTTGGTGCGCAGGCTGAAGACGGTGGTGAGCAACCGGTACTACAGGCATACCGAGCGCCGGGCCGTGCGGAAGGCACGCCTCGTCATCGCGAACTCGGAGCGCACGCGGGAGGACATCCTCCGGGCCACGGGCATCTCCTCCGAGCGGGTGCACATCATCTATCTGGGAAGCGATCCGGAGCGCTTCCGCCCGACCCCACCCGAGGAGCGGCGTGCGGCCCGAGCGACGCTGGGCTGGCCCGAGGCACGGCGGGTGGCGATCTTCGTGGGAGCGCTGGGGGATCGCCGCAAGGGGTTCGACACGCTGTTCGAGGCCTGGGCCCGGCTGTGTGCGCGCGGCGACTGGGACGTGGACCTCAAGGTGGCGGGTGGGGGCGCGCAGCTGGAGAGCTGGCGGCACAAGGTTCGGACGCGAGGGCTGGGAGAGCGCATCCAGTTCCTGGGCTTCCGCAAGGACATCCAGGTGGTGATGGCCGCGGCGGATCTGCTCGTCTCTCCCACGCGGTATGAGTCGTACGGGCTGGGCGTCCATGAGGCGCTGTGTACGGGGCTGCCAGCGCTCGTGAGCCGCGCGACGGGGGTGGCGGAGCGCTATCCGCCCGAGCTGCGCGCTCTGCTGCTGGATGATCCGGATGACGCTGGGGAGCTGGTCCAGAAGCTGGAGGCGTGGCGGGCGCAGGGGCCGGCACTCGCGCCCCATGTCGCGGAGCTGTCCGCCACACTGCGCGCGTGGACCTGGGACCGCATGGCCGCCGAGATGGTCGGGTTGTTGGAGCGCGAGCGGTCGAGATAG
- a CDS encoding glycosyltransferase family 4 protein: MTRPRRLVSVSHSYVVTLNRRLANEMARVGAGRWEVTAVAPRFFHGDLSPITLQREAGEASRVEEVRALFSRSAHVFVYGPELRAKLASGVDLVHSWEEPYVFAGAEVALLTPRRVPLVFSTAQNLYKRYPPPFAQLERWVVSRAAGWVAFGETVKQNLLTRPGYAGRPARYIPMGVDMELFQPDRAAGADFLRELGWEAEGPPVVGYLGRFVPEKGVELLRQVLERLTTPWRALFVGGGPLEASLRAWAERQGNRVRVVTGVPHARVPRALNAMDVLCAPSQTTPRWKEQFGRMLAEGFACGVPVLTSDSGEIPHTAGDAGRVLPEADVTAWSAALSELLESPERRQELSARGRERAVTRFAWPVVAREHLDFFESVLG; the protein is encoded by the coding sequence GTGACGCGGCCACGCCGGCTGGTGAGTGTCTCTCACTCCTACGTCGTCACGCTCAACCGGCGCCTGGCCAACGAGATGGCTCGGGTGGGCGCGGGGCGGTGGGAGGTGACGGCGGTGGCGCCGCGCTTCTTCCATGGAGACCTCAGCCCCATCACGCTCCAGCGCGAGGCGGGCGAGGCGAGCCGGGTCGAGGAGGTGCGCGCCCTCTTCAGCCGCTCGGCGCACGTGTTCGTCTATGGGCCGGAGCTGCGAGCGAAGCTGGCGAGCGGCGTGGACCTGGTGCACTCGTGGGAGGAGCCGTACGTGTTCGCCGGGGCGGAGGTGGCGCTGCTGACGCCTCGGCGCGTGCCGCTCGTCTTCTCCACGGCGCAGAACCTGTACAAGCGCTACCCGCCACCATTCGCCCAGCTCGAGCGGTGGGTGGTGTCGCGCGCGGCGGGCTGGGTGGCCTTTGGAGAGACGGTGAAGCAGAACCTGCTCACCCGGCCAGGGTACGCAGGGCGTCCGGCGCGCTACATCCCGATGGGAGTGGACATGGAGCTCTTCCAGCCGGACCGAGCGGCGGGAGCGGACTTCCTGCGCGAGCTGGGGTGGGAGGCGGAGGGGCCACCCGTGGTGGGGTACCTCGGGCGCTTCGTGCCGGAGAAAGGCGTGGAGCTGCTGCGCCAGGTGCTGGAGCGGCTCACCACGCCCTGGCGAGCGCTCTTCGTGGGAGGCGGCCCGCTGGAGGCCAGCCTGCGAGCGTGGGCCGAGCGCCAGGGGAATCGGGTCAGGGTCGTCACGGGCGTGCCACACGCCCGCGTGCCGAGGGCACTCAACGCGATGGATGTGCTGTGCGCGCCGAGCCAGACGACGCCCCGGTGGAAGGAGCAGTTCGGCCGGATGCTGGCGGAGGGGTTCGCGTGTGGAGTGCCGGTGCTGACGAGCGACTCCGGAGAAATTCCTCATACAGCGGGCGATGCGGGCCGGGTGCTGCCCGAGGCGGACGTGACGGCCTGGTCGGCGGCGCTCTCGGAGCTGCTGGAGAGTCCGGAGCGCCGACAGGAGCTGTCCGCGCGGGGGCGAGAACGAGCGGTGACGCGGTTCGCCTGGCCCGTGGTGGCCCGGGAGCACCTCGACTTCTTCGAGTCCGTGCTGGGCTGA
- a CDS encoding glycosyltransferase family 4 protein, which translates to MRILFLNPVGVLGGAERALLDLLACLRELDPALSLHLLTGTEGPLLEEARALGVDSRLLPLPERLSALGDSGLRGQGARALWGMARGLAPAPGLLSGYLRALRREVRSLRPHLLHSNGIKTHLLSPATVGLPVGRVWHIHDFIGERPLVRQALRALRPLATAAIANSRAVGTDAREVLGSVPVHVVYNGVDVGRFAPGAGDGPRLDALAGLTPAPAGTLRLGLVATYARWKGQEVFLQAAARLLREHPALPARFYLVGAPLYRTPDSQFSEEELRGQVERLGLSGRVGFVPFQREPAAVYRALDIFVHASTRREPFGLTIAEALACGRPAVISRASGAAEQLTDGVDAVTLPSGDAEALAAALRSLMEDAGLRERLGQAARRTAVERFSRERYAREILDLYRELARAGGSG; encoded by the coding sequence TTGCGCATCCTCTTCCTCAATCCCGTGGGAGTGCTGGGCGGGGCCGAGCGCGCGTTGCTGGACCTGCTCGCATGTCTGCGCGAGCTGGACCCGGCGCTCTCGCTGCACCTGCTCACAGGCACCGAAGGGCCGCTGCTGGAAGAGGCGCGTGCGCTCGGGGTGGACAGCCGGCTCCTGCCGCTGCCCGAGCGACTCTCGGCCCTGGGGGACAGTGGGCTGCGAGGCCAGGGGGCTCGAGCACTCTGGGGGATGGCTCGAGGTCTTGCGCCTGCTCCGGGGCTGCTCTCCGGCTACCTGCGGGCGCTGCGTCGCGAGGTCCGCTCCCTGCGGCCCCACCTGCTCCACTCCAATGGCATCAAGACCCACTTGCTGAGCCCCGCCACCGTGGGCCTGCCCGTGGGGCGGGTGTGGCACATCCACGACTTCATCGGTGAGCGGCCGCTGGTGAGACAGGCCCTGCGGGCGCTGCGCCCTCTGGCGACGGCGGCAATCGCCAACTCGCGCGCGGTGGGTACGGATGCTCGCGAGGTGCTGGGCTCCGTTCCCGTGCATGTCGTGTACAACGGCGTGGACGTGGGGCGCTTCGCACCCGGGGCGGGGGATGGGCCGCGGCTGGATGCGCTGGCGGGACTGACTCCGGCTCCAGCGGGGACACTGAGGCTGGGGCTGGTGGCCACCTATGCGCGCTGGAAGGGCCAGGAGGTCTTCCTTCAGGCAGCGGCCCGGTTGCTGCGCGAGCACCCCGCCCTGCCCGCTCGCTTCTATCTCGTGGGTGCGCCGCTGTACCGCACGCCGGACTCGCAGTTCTCCGAGGAGGAGCTGCGGGGGCAGGTGGAGCGCCTGGGGCTGAGCGGGCGCGTGGGGTTCGTGCCGTTCCAGCGGGAGCCGGCGGCCGTCTACCGGGCGCTGGACATCTTCGTGCATGCGAGCACCCGCCGGGAGCCGTTCGGCCTCACCATCGCGGAGGCGCTGGCGTGCGGGCGGCCGGCGGTCATCTCTCGCGCCAGTGGAGCCGCGGAGCAGCTGACCGACGGTGTGGATGCGGTGACGCTGCCCTCGGGGGACGCGGAGGCGCTGGCGGCGGCGCTGAGGAGCCTCATGGAGGATGCGGGGCTGCGTGAGCGGCTGGGACAGGCGGCGCGACGGACGGCGGTCGAACGCTTCTCCCGAGAGCGCTACGCCCGGGAGATCCTGGACCTCTACCGGGAGCTGGCGCGAGCGGGAGGTTCCGGGTGA
- a CDS encoding prepilin-type N-terminal cleavage/methylation domain-containing protein, which yields MATQRQHRGFTLIELMIVVAIIGILASIAVPSFLRLQARARQSEVATNLKSLFTSMRTLQRKPPADIHSTGFAPERGNRYSYHLEDSCSTIEDRSGINAVLNGAAQCVGVDTFRFTSFPSSFTPVPPGGATWDQQGTTNGLSVNAGLYGDDQSWDFLVYGAGDVDNNVGDTADTWLITSADGDLTPACPNTGGVSDHIAAGEPYNSNNDVDCN from the coding sequence ATGGCGACCCAGCGTCAGCACCGCGGCTTCACCCTCATCGAGCTCATGATCGTCGTGGCAATCATCGGAATCCTGGCAAGCATTGCCGTCCCGAGTTTCCTGCGACTCCAGGCGCGTGCGCGTCAGTCCGAGGTGGCCACCAACCTGAAGAGCCTCTTCACCAGCATGCGCACGCTGCAGCGCAAGCCGCCGGCGGACATCCACTCCACGGGCTTCGCGCCCGAGCGCGGCAACCGCTACAGCTACCACCTGGAGGACAGCTGCAGCACCATCGAGGACCGCAGCGGCATCAACGCGGTGCTCAATGGCGCGGCGCAGTGCGTGGGCGTGGACACGTTCCGCTTCACCAGCTTCCCGTCCTCGTTCACTCCGGTGCCGCCCGGCGGCGCCACGTGGGATCAGCAGGGCACCACCAACGGCCTGAGCGTCAACGCCGGCCTCTATGGCGATGACCAGAGCTGGGACTTCCTGGTGTACGGCGCCGGTGACGTGGACAACAACGTGGGCGACACGGCGGACACCTGGCTGATCACCTCGGCGGATGGCGACCTGACGCCGGCCTGCCCGAACACGGGCGGCGTGTCGGACCACATCGCCGCGGGCGAGCCGTACAACTCCAACAACGACGTGGACTGCAACTGA
- a CDS encoding acyltransferase family protein translates to MASSPLLALRRPPLHACTGLRFFAAMSVVAYHFYCAPCEPAAPGFLGKLFQAGFTTVSLFFVLSGFILAYNYLGERGGFVGTTREFFRARFARIYPIYLLALVVDIPLFIHFLRQAEPATTPGEVARISISTLTLTQSWFDLQRPTWNIMAWTLSIEAFFYAVFPFVGRWLARQSSRRLLGVTLAAWLLGTAPFVAGDFATKLGEQGSLPLVASALRAWSLYPGYLLPVARLHEFVIGICLGLLFCRRAPRGSEATRTVGLLATCVAISTVILLLPPKPTPAAQMGVLVPLFGLAIWLLACGVAGNGLTLGTRPLVRLGGASYALYLLHGSLMGYALALNTRTLALPHNAVALLLAPVAVALSLFLFQHIEEPARHWLRKPARGVAKTGALG, encoded by the coding sequence ATGGCTTCCTCGCCCCTACTCGCTCTCCGCCGCCCTCCGCTGCACGCATGCACCGGGCTGCGCTTCTTCGCCGCGATGAGCGTGGTCGCCTACCACTTCTACTGCGCGCCCTGCGAGCCGGCCGCGCCGGGGTTCCTGGGCAAGCTGTTCCAGGCGGGCTTCACCACCGTGAGCCTGTTCTTCGTCCTGTCCGGCTTCATCCTCGCCTACAACTACCTGGGCGAGCGGGGCGGCTTCGTGGGGACGACGCGGGAGTTCTTCCGAGCCCGCTTCGCACGCATCTATCCCATCTATCTGCTGGCGCTCGTGGTGGACATTCCCCTGTTCATCCACTTCCTTCGTCAGGCCGAGCCAGCCACCACCCCCGGCGAAGTGGCGCGCATCTCCATCTCCACACTCACCCTGACCCAGTCCTGGTTCGATCTCCAGCGACCCACGTGGAACATCATGGCGTGGACGCTGTCCATCGAGGCGTTCTTCTACGCGGTGTTCCCCTTCGTGGGCCGCTGGCTCGCGCGACAGAGCTCGCGCCGCCTGCTCGGAGTCACCCTCGCGGCCTGGCTGCTGGGTACGGCGCCCTTCGTCGCGGGAGACTTCGCGACGAAGCTCGGCGAACAAGGCTCGCTGCCGCTCGTGGCGAGCGCCCTGCGCGCCTGGAGCCTGTACCCCGGCTACCTCCTGCCGGTGGCGCGACTCCACGAGTTCGTCATCGGCATCTGCCTCGGGCTGCTGTTCTGCCGCCGAGCCCCTCGGGGCAGTGAGGCCACGCGCACCGTGGGCCTGCTCGCCACCTGCGTGGCAATTTCCACGGTGATCCTCCTGTTGCCCCCCAAGCCCACGCCAGCGGCACAGATGGGGGTGCTCGTCCCACTGTTCGGGCTCGCCATCTGGCTGCTGGCCTGTGGTGTCGCCGGCAACGGGCTGACGCTGGGCACCCGCCCGCTCGTGCGGCTCGGCGGCGCCAGCTATGCCCTCTACCTGCTGCACGGCTCGCTGATGGGGTACGCGCTCGCCCTCAACACACGCACCCTGGCGCTGCCCCACAACGCCGTCGCCCTGCTGCTGGCCCCGGTGGCCGTCGCCCTCTCCCTCTTCCTCTTCCAGCACATCGAAGAGCCCGCCCGGCACTGGCTACGCAAGCCTGCCAGGGGTGTTGCGAAAACCGGGGCACTCGGGTAA
- a CDS encoding glycosyltransferase family 4 protein, giving the protein MSAGSPLKLALLMDPREEGWPSMDLVGEALLEGLSALPSEVTVTGVRPTLPRLVQRLPRVNGRTAFNADRLLTRFGAYPVRALLARGRYDAFHVVDHSYAQLVHALPARRTGVYCHDLDAFRSVLEPHREPRPTWFRLMARTTLLGLERAAVVFHGTQAVRAELLAHGVVAPERLVWAPPGVSPEYRPEPSPGDTSASVLAPLGGRPYLLHVGSYIPRKRLDVLFEVFAALRARHPELRLVQQGGALTPAQRELVARLGLGDALLQPPKLDRATLAGLYRGARAVLVPSEAEGFGLPVIEALACGAPVVASDLPVLREVGDTACLYRPVGDVAAWVTTLDALLSGRQLPPTREARLERARRFTWQAHTRTVLEAYLRLLQR; this is encoded by the coding sequence ATGAGCGCTGGATCGCCGCTGAAGCTCGCGCTGCTCATGGATCCTCGCGAGGAGGGCTGGCCCAGCATGGACCTCGTGGGCGAGGCCCTGCTGGAAGGGCTGTCCGCCCTGCCCTCGGAGGTGACGGTGACGGGCGTGCGCCCCACGCTGCCGCGCCTCGTGCAGCGCTTACCCCGAGTCAACGGACGCACGGCCTTCAACGCGGACCGGCTCCTCACCCGCTTCGGCGCCTATCCGGTGCGTGCCCTCCTGGCCCGAGGCCGGTACGACGCCTTCCACGTGGTGGACCACTCGTACGCACAGCTCGTCCACGCGCTGCCCGCGCGGCGCACGGGCGTCTACTGCCATGACCTGGATGCCTTCCGCTCGGTGCTCGAGCCCCACCGCGAGCCGCGCCCCACGTGGTTCCGGCTCATGGCGCGAACGACGCTCCTGGGGCTGGAGCGCGCGGCCGTCGTGTTCCACGGCACGCAGGCGGTGCGCGCCGAGCTCCTGGCCCACGGAGTGGTGGCTCCCGAGCGGCTCGTCTGGGCACCTCCTGGTGTCTCACCGGAGTACCGACCGGAGCCCTCCCCCGGCGACACGAGCGCGTCCGTCCTCGCGCCGCTCGGGGGACGGCCCTACCTCCTGCACGTGGGCAGCTACATCCCGCGCAAGCGGCTGGATGTGCTCTTCGAGGTGTTCGCGGCGCTGCGAGCCCGGCACCCGGAGCTGCGGCTCGTTCAACAGGGCGGAGCGCTCACTCCCGCCCAGCGAGAGCTGGTGGCGCGACTGGGGCTCGGCGACGCGTTGCTTCAGCCCCCGAAGCTGGACCGGGCGACGCTCGCGGGGCTCTACCGAGGAGCGCGAGCCGTGCTCGTCCCCAGCGAAGCGGAGGGCTTCGGGCTTCCCGTCATCGAGGCCCTGGCGTGTGGTGCTCCAGTGGTGGCCAGCGATCTCCCCGTGCTGCGCGAAGTGGGAGACACCGCGTGCCTCTATCGTCCCGTCGGTGACGTGGCGGCCTGGGTGACGACCCTGGACGCGCTGCTGTCCGGACGACAGCTCCCGCCCACGCGCGAGGCCCGGCTGGAGCGTGCTCGGCGGTTCACCTGGCAGGCACACACGCGCACGGTGCTCGAGGCGTACCTGCGGCTCCTCCAGCGCTGA
- a CDS encoding glycosyltransferase family 4 protein: protein MLLTPPKREGYGPRRMGLDVAWHLLTGEYPPRPGGVSDYTRLIARALAHRGAEVHVWAPGEGGETREEGVIAHRSPGLFTPAGLVRLTRELERCRRPRRLLLQYVPHPFGLKAMNLPFCVWFAGRRSDERWVFFHEVVYPWNPRDPLRRQVLAGTTRVMVRLVAEAADRTFVSIPTWAEHLPARVRRHTEWRPVPSNFPTEVAPEAVARVRAELGERPLLGHFGTYGVLTSAPLEHVLVPLLRADARRRVLLLGRGSQAWSEGLARRRPELSAQLLVRDSLPPNELAAYLAACELLVQPYPDGVTTRRGSTMASLALGRPLVTNTGHLTEPLWRGLGAVDLVEGTDPAALARATERLLSRPDERAALGARAAEVYRQRFSLERTMEALLNPAPAHEGRHP from the coding sequence ATGCTTTTGACACCCCCGAAGCGCGAGGGCTACGGTCCGCGCCGCATGGGGCTGGACGTGGCATGGCACCTGCTCACGGGCGAGTACCCACCCCGGCCAGGCGGTGTCAGCGACTACACGCGACTGATCGCTCGAGCGCTGGCGCACCGGGGCGCGGAGGTCCACGTGTGGGCTCCCGGAGAGGGCGGCGAGACGCGGGAGGAAGGCGTCATCGCGCACCGTTCCCCGGGGCTCTTCACACCCGCCGGGCTGGTGAGGCTGACCCGGGAGCTGGAGCGCTGCCGCAGGCCGCGACGGCTGCTCCTTCAGTATGTGCCGCATCCGTTCGGCCTGAAGGCGATGAACCTGCCCTTCTGCGTCTGGTTCGCCGGGCGCCGGAGCGATGAGCGCTGGGTCTTCTTCCATGAGGTGGTGTACCCGTGGAACCCGAGGGATCCGCTGCGCCGCCAGGTGCTGGCGGGTACCACGCGGGTGATGGTGCGGCTGGTGGCCGAGGCCGCCGATCGGACCTTCGTGTCCATTCCCACCTGGGCGGAGCACCTGCCCGCTCGGGTCCGCCGCCACACCGAGTGGCGTCCGGTGCCCAGCAACTTCCCCACGGAGGTGGCTCCCGAGGCTGTTGCCCGCGTGCGCGCGGAGCTCGGCGAGCGGCCCCTTCTCGGGCACTTCGGCACCTATGGAGTGCTCACCTCGGCTCCTCTGGAGCATGTGCTCGTTCCGCTGCTGCGTGCGGATGCTCGGCGTCGGGTGCTGCTGCTCGGGCGGGGCAGCCAGGCCTGGAGCGAGGGCCTGGCGCGGCGTCGCCCGGAGCTCTCCGCGCAGCTCCTCGTCCGCGACTCCCTGCCGCCCAATGAGCTGGCGGCGTACCTCGCGGCGTGTGAGCTGCTCGTCCAGCCCTACCCGGATGGGGTGACCACGCGACGAGGCTCCACGATGGCGAGCCTCGCCCTGGGCCGCCCGCTGGTCACCAACACCGGGCACCTCACCGAGCCCCTGTGGCGCGGACTGGGCGCGGTGGATCTGGTGGAAGGCACGGATCCGGCCGCGCTGGCCCGAGCCACCGAGCGGCTGCTCTCCCGCCCTGATGAGCGGGCCGCGCTGGGAGCCCGAGCAGCCGAGGTGTACCGGCAGCGCTTCTCCCTGGAGCGCACGATGGAGGCGCTGCTGAACCCCGCGCCCGCGCACGAAGGGCGGCATCCATGA
- a CDS encoding oligosaccharide flippase family protein — translation MNATAAPEVTASEVKARAQKGVLVLAARVLASQGLRVVSALCLSRLLFPDDYGLFGIVNYAATLGVYLGDLGLSAALVHQSHEPTAEETSTIFWGHQLLTALVAAVVILFAPNLVSEYALGAQALPMVYAMAAGLFLFSLRIIPNMALERKLAFPAIARAELIENLAQVVSTISMAALGWGAWALVGGGLVRGAVGLVCIWAASPWRPRLTFHLSIIRRLLSMGLAFQLPPLVGAFTAGWVPLVVGRYLGKDAVGLVNWAWALASTPMMLSVILNRVAFPAYCRLQDDPVGFADYLRTSLRRLSAALCLLIPLAVLAVPVAVPLFFGQRWVPAVPLVQWFSMECILVTLIGLLATAQNAGGRPWQRFAVTVGVGVSKWALGTWLIHQFGLMGVGPLGSIISLLELGVTAWLVTRLNPALKGIGVEVVEPVVTVGLLLLGSILAAPYVVRDGLWAQAFVGVALFAGLFLLRERLPGPLPLVAELRTIAGLVRARLRGPVPRESSS, via the coding sequence ATGAACGCCACCGCCGCTCCAGAAGTCACCGCCTCCGAGGTGAAGGCCCGTGCCCAGAAGGGGGTGCTCGTCCTCGCCGCGCGTGTGCTGGCCTCGCAGGGGCTGCGCGTGGTCAGCGCCCTGTGCCTGTCTCGCCTGCTGTTCCCGGACGACTATGGCCTCTTCGGCATCGTCAACTACGCGGCCACGCTGGGCGTCTACCTCGGAGACCTGGGGCTCAGCGCCGCGCTCGTGCACCAGTCCCACGAGCCCACCGCCGAGGAGACCTCCACCATCTTCTGGGGGCACCAGCTGCTGACGGCCCTCGTCGCGGCCGTGGTCATCCTGTTCGCCCCGAACCTCGTCTCCGAGTACGCGCTCGGGGCGCAGGCGCTCCCCATGGTCTACGCCATGGCCGCGGGGCTGTTCCTCTTCTCCCTGCGCATCATCCCCAACATGGCGCTGGAGCGGAAGCTCGCCTTCCCCGCCATTGCCCGCGCCGAGCTCATCGAGAACCTGGCGCAGGTGGTCAGCACCATCTCCATGGCCGCGCTCGGCTGGGGCGCCTGGGCGCTCGTCGGTGGAGGGCTGGTGCGGGGCGCCGTGGGCCTGGTGTGCATCTGGGCCGCCTCGCCCTGGCGGCCTCGGCTCACGTTCCACCTCTCCATCATCCGGCGGCTGCTCAGCATGGGGCTGGCCTTCCAGCTGCCGCCGCTGGTGGGCGCCTTCACCGCGGGCTGGGTGCCGCTGGTGGTGGGGCGCTACCTGGGCAAGGACGCCGTGGGCCTCGTCAACTGGGCCTGGGCGCTGGCCTCCACGCCGATGATGCTCAGTGTCATCCTCAACCGCGTGGCCTTCCCGGCCTACTGCCGCCTGCAGGATGACCCCGTCGGCTTCGCCGACTACCTGCGCACCTCGCTGCGGCGCCTGTCCGCCGCCCTGTGCCTGCTCATCCCCCTGGCCGTGCTCGCCGTGCCGGTGGCCGTGCCCCTCTTCTTCGGTCAGCGGTGGGTGCCCGCCGTGCCGCTCGTGCAGTGGTTCAGCATGGAGTGCATCCTCGTCACGCTGATCGGCCTGCTGGCCACCGCGCAGAACGCGGGCGGCCGGCCCTGGCAGCGGTTCGCCGTCACCGTGGGCGTGGGCGTGTCGAAGTGGGCCCTGGGCACCTGGCTCATCCACCAGTTCGGCCTGATGGGCGTCGGGCCGCTGGGGAGCATCATCAGCCTCCTCGAGCTGGGCGTGACGGCCTGGCTCGTCACGCGGCTCAACCCGGCGCTGAAGGGGATCGGCGTGGAGGTGGTGGAGCCCGTCGTCACCGTGGGCCTGCTGCTGCTGGGCTCCATCCTCGCCGCGCCGTATGTCGTCCGTGACGGGTTGTGGGCCCAGGCCTTCGTCGGCGTGGCGCTGTTCGCGGGGCTCTTCCTCCTCCGCGAGCGCCTGCCCGGGCCGCTGCCGCTGGTGGCCGAGCTGCGCACCATCGCCGGACTCGTCCGAGCCCGCCTCCGGGGCCCGGTCCCTCGGGAGTCCTCCTCATGA
- a CDS encoding glycosyltransferase family 2 protein: MTKPDLAISIVNHSNPELLHDCLRTLFATTKQCSFEVWVVDNATDGRGVEAMRRDFPQVRWLFNKERKGFSANHNQVLAQAQARYLCVFNDDTIVHEGAFDSLVRFMDQNPRVGMAGARLLNADGTVQNCTFREMTLASALWDICFLPRPLHFLKARHIHPAQYGYEQARVSWVLGACIVVREECLRDVGLLDEVLSPLGNTEDTDWCVRAGKAGWEVAFCPDAVITHLTSRSFRPSTSGPDKVRVELWRTRLAFFRKHHGRLHEQLLRLILVGTLPWNAFVLTQTLLRRRVSLKEYKRQLSTFVRISEMGLRVRLG; this comes from the coding sequence ATGACGAAGCCCGATCTCGCCATCTCCATCGTCAACCACAGCAACCCGGAGCTGCTGCACGACTGCCTGCGCACGCTGTTCGCGACGACGAAGCAGTGCTCCTTCGAGGTGTGGGTGGTGGACAACGCCACCGACGGGCGCGGCGTGGAGGCCATGCGGCGCGACTTCCCCCAGGTGCGCTGGCTCTTCAACAAGGAGCGCAAGGGCTTCTCCGCCAACCACAACCAGGTGCTCGCCCAGGCGCAGGCGCGCTACCTCTGCGTCTTCAATGACGACACCATCGTCCACGAGGGGGCGTTCGACTCGCTGGTGCGCTTCATGGACCAGAACCCCCGCGTGGGCATGGCCGGCGCCCGGCTGCTCAACGCGGACGGCACGGTGCAGAACTGCACCTTCCGGGAGATGACGCTCGCCTCGGCGCTCTGGGACATCTGCTTCCTGCCGCGCCCGCTGCACTTCCTCAAGGCGCGGCACATCCACCCGGCGCAGTACGGCTACGAGCAGGCGCGCGTGAGCTGGGTGCTGGGCGCCTGCATCGTCGTGCGCGAGGAGTGTCTGCGGGACGTGGGCCTGCTGGACGAGGTGCTCTCTCCGCTGGGGAACACCGAGGACACGGACTGGTGCGTGCGCGCCGGGAAGGCGGGCTGGGAGGTGGCCTTCTGCCCGGACGCCGTCATCACCCACCTCACGAGCCGCTCCTTCCGGCCCTCCACCTCGGGCCCGGACAAGGTGCGCGTGGAGCTGTGGCGCACGCGTCTGGCCTTCTTCCGCAAGCACCATGGCCGGCTCCACGAGCAGCTGCTGCGGCTCATCCTCGTGGGGACGCTGCCGTGGAACGCGTTCGTGCTGACGCAGACCCTGCTGCGGCGACGCGTGAGCCTGAAGGAGTACAAGCGGCAGCTCTCCACCTTCGTGCGCATCTCCGAGATGGGCCTGCGCGTCCGGCTGGGATAG